In Raphanus sativus cultivar WK10039 unplaced genomic scaffold, ASM80110v3 Scaffold1423, whole genome shotgun sequence, a single window of DNA contains:
- the LOC130504210 gene encoding lipid transfer protein EARLI 1-like, with protein MVSKSSNTISLIIIFLIFSLAEADLLLSPSQGFGTCPRDPLQLGVCANVLGLGNVIAGDTRARPCCSAITGLPNVQVADCLCFVFRPLPLVFGIDKAVRTIFFACNMVFPIGFQCPPPPVSSP; from the coding sequence atggtCTCAAAGAGCTCAAACACCATTagcctcatcatcatcttcctcatctTCAGCCTCGCTGAGGCTGACCTCTTGCTCTCGCCTTCGCAGGGCTTTGGTACGTGTCCTAGAGACCCATTGCAACTTGGTGTATGCGCCAATGTCCTTGGCCTAGGCAATGTCATTGCTGGCGACACCAGAGCACGGCCGTGCTGCAGTGCTATCACTGGCCTTCCGAACGTCCAAGTAGCCGATTGCCTCTGCTTTGTCTTCAGGCCACTTCCTTTGGTTTTCGGTATCGATAAGGCCGTTAGAACAATATTTTTCGCTTGTAATATGGTTTTTCCTATTGGCTTTCAGTGTCCACCACCACCAGTATCTAGCCCTTAA